One genomic window of Phalacrocorax aristotelis chromosome 23, bGulAri2.1, whole genome shotgun sequence includes the following:
- the LOC142068108 gene encoding feather keratin Cos1-1/Cos1-3/Cos2-1-like: MSCYSQCLPYRPCGPTPLANSCNEPCVRQCQNSTVVIEPSPVVVTLPGPILSSFPQSTVVGSSTSAAVGSILSCDGVPISSGGFDLSCITSRYCGRRCPPC; this comes from the coding sequence ATGTCCTGCTATAGCCAGTGCCTGCCATACCGGCCCTGCGGCCCGACCccgctggccaacagctgcaatgagccctgtgtcaggcagtgccagaactCCACTGTCGTCATCGAGCCCTCTcccgtggtggtgaccctgcccggccccatcctcagctccttcccacagagcaccgtGGTGGGCTCGTCCACCtccgctgctgttggcagcatcctgagctgtgatggagtgcccatctcctccgggggcttTGACCTCTCCTGCATTACCAGCCGCTACTGTGGCAGAAGGTGCCCCCCCTGCTAA